The following are encoded in a window of Spirochaetaceae bacterium genomic DNA:
- a CDS encoding Fic family protein, producing the protein MKWIWQQPGWPEFSWDAGRLASLEARFLHESGRRAGAWRHLADRDRTDLRVEWLSDEALDTSAIEGELLDRTSVQSSIRRHFGLGVDPRRASPAEAGVAEMIVEVHRTFDAPLDHDTLWRWHGTLMRERHWLAVIGGYRQHEEPMQVVSGPAHDRRVHYEAPPSDTVVAEMERFIAWYEGTRGMPALTRAGVAHFFFECIHPFEDGNGRIGRALAEKALAQSLSEPTLIALSRAIMRRRAAYYQALQSAGRSLDVTDWLVWFADTVLEGQLWSERRLVRLIEQTRMFDRLRERLNPRQEKALLRLFREEPEGFRGGLSAENYRRITRASASTATRDLADLVAKGALRRTGERRHTRYWLDVPSFDTDTPTT; encoded by the coding sequence ATGAAGTGGATCTGGCAGCAGCCGGGGTGGCCAGAGTTCTCCTGGGATGCGGGTCGGCTTGCGTCGCTGGAGGCACGGTTCCTGCATGAATCGGGGCGGCGGGCGGGTGCGTGGCGTCATCTTGCGGACCGCGACCGGACGGATCTGCGGGTCGAGTGGCTCAGCGACGAGGCGCTCGACACCTCGGCGATCGAGGGGGAACTGCTCGACCGCACCTCGGTGCAATCTTCGATCCGGCGTCACTTCGGCCTCGGCGTGGACCCGCGGCGTGCATCGCCGGCCGAGGCAGGGGTTGCCGAGATGATCGTTGAAGTCCACCGGACCTTCGATGCTCCGCTTGACCATGACACGCTGTGGCGATGGCATGGAACGCTGATGCGCGAGCGGCACTGGCTGGCGGTGATTGGTGGGTACCGGCAGCACGAGGAGCCGATGCAGGTGGTCTCCGGTCCCGCCCACGATCGCAGAGTCCATTACGAAGCGCCGCCGTCCGACACGGTGGTGGCCGAGATGGAGCGCTTCATCGCGTGGTATGAAGGCACGCGCGGAATGCCCGCCCTGACCCGTGCCGGAGTAGCTCACTTCTTCTTCGAGTGCATCCATCCGTTCGAAGACGGCAACGGCCGGATCGGCCGCGCCTTGGCCGAGAAGGCGCTGGCCCAGTCGCTCAGCGAGCCGACCCTGATCGCGCTCTCTCGGGCGATCATGCGGCGCCGAGCGGCCTATTACCAAGCGCTGCAGTCGGCGGGCCGCTCGCTCGATGTCACCGATTGGCTGGTATGGTTCGCCGACACCGTGTTGGAGGGTCAGCTTTGGAGCGAGCGCCGGCTGGTCCGGCTTATCGAGCAGACCCGGATGTTCGACCGGCTGCGCGAGCGGCTGAATCCGCGCCAGGAGAAGGCCCTGCTGCGCCTGTTTCGGGAGGAACCGGAAGGGTTCAGAGGCGGTCTGAGCGCCGAAAACTACCGCCGGATTACGCGCGCATCCGCCTCCACCGCTACGCGCGACCTCGCCGATCTCGTGGCCAAGGGAGCGCTGCGACGAACCGGCGAGCGCCGCCACACGCGCTACTGGCTGGACGTGCCGTCATTCGACACCGACACGCCGACGACGTGA
- a CDS encoding ABC transporter permease translates to MSTITVTRPESAAEERYYLATQWQLIRRRFAAHRLALFGTAVLIVLYAGALFAEFLAPYDAFRRFADYQLAAPQRVRLFHDGRPVLPFVYGLHRERHPETLRWQFAIDRDTRYPIALFVRGDPYRLFGLFEGDIHLFGVRQEEGFLFLFGTDNLGRDLFSRNVYAARISLSIGLVGVAMSFVLGCLLGGISGYYGGALDTFIQRLIEFLISIPSIPLWMALAAALPNDWPPLRIYFGITVILSVVGWTGLARVVRGKLLELREADFVMAARIAGAVEGSIIARHLLPSFMSYLIVSLTLSIPGMILAETALSFLGVGIQPPAISWGALLKDAQNVRTVALAPWLFIPGLFIVTTVLSFNFVGDGLRDAADPYR, encoded by the coding sequence ATGAGCACGATCACCGTTACCCGCCCGGAGAGCGCCGCCGAGGAGCGCTACTACCTCGCCACCCAGTGGCAGCTCATCCGGCGCCGCTTCGCGGCCCACCGCCTCGCGCTGTTCGGTACCGCCGTGCTGATCGTCCTCTACGCGGGCGCGCTGTTCGCGGAGTTCCTCGCCCCCTACGACGCCTTCCGCCGCTTTGCCGACTATCAGCTCGCGGCGCCGCAACGGGTGCGCTTGTTCCACGACGGCAGACCGGTCTTGCCGTTCGTGTACGGCCTGCACCGGGAACGCCATCCGGAAACCCTGCGTTGGCAGTTCGCCATCGACCGCGACACCCGCTATCCGATCGCGCTGTTCGTGCGCGGCGACCCATACCGTCTGTTCGGCCTGTTCGAGGGCGACATCCACCTGTTCGGCGTGCGCCAGGAGGAGGGCTTCCTGTTCCTGTTCGGGACCGACAACCTGGGGCGCGACCTGTTCTCCCGCAACGTGTACGCAGCGCGCATCTCGCTGAGCATCGGGCTGGTCGGCGTGGCGATGAGCTTCGTGCTCGGCTGTCTGCTCGGCGGCATCTCCGGCTACTACGGCGGCGCGCTGGACACCTTCATCCAGCGCCTGATCGAGTTCCTGATCTCGATCCCGTCGATCCCGCTGTGGATGGCGCTGGCCGCGGCGCTGCCCAACGACTGGCCACCGCTGCGGATCTACTTCGGCATCACCGTGATCCTGTCGGTGGTGGGCTGGACCGGGCTGGCGCGCGTGGTTCGCGGCAAGCTGCTGGAGTTGCGCGAGGCGGACTTCGTGATGGCCGCGCGCATCGCCGGCGCCGTCGAGGGAAGCATCATCGCGCGCCACCTGCTGCCCTCGTTCATGAGCTACCTGATCGTCAGCCTCACGCTGAGCATCCCCGGCATGATCCTGGCCGAGACCGCGCTCAGCTTCCTGGGCGTCGGCATCCAGCCGCCGGCGATCAGTTGGGGCGCACTGCTGAAGGACGCCCAGAACGTGCGCACCGTGGCCCTGGCGCCGTGGCTGTTCATCCCCGGCCTGTTCATCGTCACCACCGTGCTGTCCTTCAACTTCGTCGGCGACGGCCTGCGCGACGCCGCCGACCCCTACCGATAG